From a single Pseudomonas serboccidentalis genomic region:
- a CDS encoding NAD(P)/FAD-dependent oxidoreductase, with protein MNDQHWGPSISADIVVIGGGTAGIGFVASLLKRDPALNITVIEPSAQHYYQPAWTLVGGGAYDVKDTVRPMSKVMPRQATWIQAAVTGIDPDTRQLTLNDQRTVTYQNLIVCPGLRLAWEKIEGLQESLGQHGVTSNYSYQHAQYTWDQVQKLRGGKALFTQPAMPIKCAGAPQKALYLSCDHWRKNAALNNINVEFNLAGAALFGVATFVPPLMKYIEKYNAQLAFNSNLVKVDGPAKTAWFEVKDADGNVTREAKTFDLLHVVPPQVSPDFIAQSPLADAAGWCEVNPHSLQHPRYPEVFGLGDICGTTNAKTAAAVRKQVVVVAENLLALRKHQPLPLKYDGYGSCPLTVEKGKVILAEFGYGGKLLPTFALDATVPRRSAWFLKATLLPWFYWNGMLKGREWLTGLSKVD; from the coding sequence ATGAACGATCAACACTGGGGCCCATCCATCAGTGCCGATATCGTGGTCATCGGCGGCGGCACCGCCGGCATCGGCTTCGTCGCCAGTCTGCTCAAGCGTGATCCCGCGCTCAACATCACCGTAATCGAGCCAAGCGCCCAGCACTACTACCAGCCGGCGTGGACGCTGGTCGGCGGTGGCGCCTACGACGTCAAGGACACCGTCCGGCCGATGAGCAAGGTGATGCCGCGTCAGGCCACCTGGATTCAAGCGGCGGTGACTGGTATCGACCCCGACACGCGTCAGCTGACCCTCAACGATCAACGCACCGTCACTTACCAGAACCTGATCGTCTGCCCGGGTCTGCGTCTGGCCTGGGAAAAGATCGAAGGTTTGCAGGAAAGCCTCGGCCAGCACGGCGTGACCTCCAACTACAGCTATCAACACGCACAGTACACCTGGGATCAGGTGCAGAAACTGCGCGGCGGCAAGGCGCTGTTCACCCAGCCGGCGATGCCGATCAAATGCGCCGGCGCACCGCAAAAGGCGTTGTATTTGTCGTGCGATCACTGGCGCAAAAACGCTGCACTGAACAACATCAACGTCGAGTTCAACCTGGCCGGTGCCGCGCTGTTCGGCGTCGCGACGTTCGTGCCACCGCTGATGAAGTACATCGAGAAATACAACGCGCAGTTGGCGTTCAACAGCAATCTGGTCAAGGTCGATGGCCCGGCGAAAACCGCGTGGTTCGAGGTCAAGGACGCCGACGGCAATGTCACCCGTGAAGCGAAAACCTTCGATCTGCTGCACGTCGTGCCGCCGCAAGTCTCGCCGGATTTCATCGCCCAGAGCCCGCTGGCCGACGCCGCCGGCTGGTGCGAGGTCAATCCGCACAGCCTGCAGCATCCGCGTTACCCCGAGGTGTTCGGCCTCGGTGACATCTGCGGCACCACTAACGCGAAAACCGCTGCCGCCGTGCGCAAGCAGGTCGTTGTCGTCGCCGAAAACCTCTTGGCGCTGCGCAAGCACCAACCATTGCCACTGAAGTACGACGGCTACGGTTCCTGCCCGCTGACGGTGGAGAAGGGCAAGGTGATCCTCGCCGAGTTCGGTTACGGCGGCAAACTGCTGCCGACGTTTGCCCTCGATGCGACCGTGCCACGCCGCTCGGCGTGGTTCCTCAAGGCGACCCTGCTGCCGTGGTTCTACTGGAACGGCATGCTCAAGGGCCGCGAATGGCTGACCGGTTTGTCCAAAGTCGACTGA
- a CDS encoding sulfite exporter TauE/SafE family protein produces the protein MLLASLFGVVMGLILGLTGAGGGILAVPALVLGLGWSMTQAAPVALFAVGSAAAVGAIDGLRHGLVRYRAALLIAALGAVFSPLGIYFAHQLPEKILMILFSLLMVMVAWRMLRRERQQEGPSDHGHASWGQKNCMLNEETGRFDWTAKCTATLAALGAVTGVVSGLLGVGGGFLIVPAFKQLTDVQMRGIVATSLMVISLISAIGVIGAFHAGVRIDSLGAAFIVASIIGMIIGRRLCARVPARALQAGFASVCLVVAGYMLFRA, from the coding sequence ATGTTGCTGGCAAGTCTGTTTGGCGTAGTGATGGGCTTGATTCTCGGGCTGACCGGCGCGGGCGGCGGGATTCTCGCGGTGCCGGCGCTGGTGCTCGGCCTCGGCTGGAGCATGACCCAAGCCGCGCCCGTGGCACTGTTCGCCGTGGGCAGTGCGGCGGCGGTCGGTGCTATCGACGGTTTGCGTCATGGTCTGGTGCGCTACCGCGCGGCGCTGCTGATTGCCGCGCTCGGTGCGGTGTTTTCGCCGCTGGGCATCTACTTTGCGCACCAGTTGCCGGAGAAGATCCTGATGATCCTCTTCAGCCTGCTGATGGTCATGGTTGCCTGGCGCATGTTGCGCCGTGAGCGCCAGCAGGAAGGACCGAGTGATCATGGTCACGCGAGCTGGGGGCAGAAGAACTGCATGCTCAATGAAGAGACCGGGCGTTTCGACTGGACCGCCAAATGCACCGCTACCCTCGCGGCGCTGGGGGCGGTGACTGGCGTGGTCTCGGGGTTGCTTGGCGTCGGCGGCGGGTTCCTGATTGTGCCGGCGTTCAAGCAACTGACCGATGTGCAGATGCGCGGCATTGTCGCTACGTCGCTGATGGTCATCAGTCTGATTTCGGCGATTGGCGTGATCGGCGCGTTCCACGCCGGGGTACGGATCGACAGCCTCGGTGCGGCGTTCATCGTCGCCAGCATCATCGGCATGATCATCGGTCGCAGGCTGTGCGCACGGGTGCCGGCGCGGGCGTTGCAGGCGGGGTTTGCCAGCGTGTGTCTGGTGGTGGCGGGGTATATGTTGTTCCGGGCCTGA
- a CDS encoding MFS transporter, with protein MITHSDRRNNLSLDSLNFFLADVRDGLGPYLAIYLLAVHHWEPASIGLVMTLAGIAALLTQTPAGALVDNTRNKRAVIAIAALLVIGSCVVLPFVTSFSLVAITQALSAAAASVFAPAISAITLGITGPRAFTRRTGRNETFNHAGNACAALLAGGFAYLFGPVAVFYLMAVMALGSVVAVSFVSANAIDHDVARGLDPNDATHSKAPSGLSVLLTNKALLMFAICCALFHLANAAMLPLVSQKLAQVNLQMATPLTSACIVAAQLVMVPVALLVGAKADAWGRKPLLLAGFLILPLRGVLYTLSDAPYWLVAVQLLDGVGAGVFGALFPVVVKDLTLGTGHFNISLGALSTVFGLGAALSSSLAGIVVQEAGYSAAFLTLAAIAGVAFVLLLLAVPETLRRTRNDASAPSQQRSAVLRSP; from the coding sequence GTGATCACTCACTCCGATCGTCGCAACAATCTCTCACTCGACAGCCTCAACTTCTTCCTGGCCGACGTGCGCGACGGGCTCGGACCTTATCTCGCCATTTACCTGTTGGCGGTGCATCACTGGGAACCGGCCAGCATCGGGCTGGTGATGACCCTCGCTGGCATCGCTGCCCTCCTCACCCAGACACCGGCCGGCGCACTCGTCGACAACACCCGCAACAAACGGGCGGTGATCGCGATTGCCGCGTTGCTGGTGATCGGTAGTTGTGTGGTGCTGCCCTTCGTCACGTCCTTTAGTCTGGTGGCGATCACTCAAGCCTTGAGCGCCGCCGCTGCGTCGGTGTTCGCCCCGGCCATCTCGGCAATCACCCTGGGCATCACCGGCCCGCGAGCCTTCACCCGGCGCACCGGGCGCAACGAAACCTTCAACCATGCCGGCAACGCTTGCGCCGCGCTGTTGGCCGGCGGCTTCGCCTACCTGTTCGGCCCGGTGGCGGTGTTCTACCTGATGGCGGTCATGGCGCTGGGCAGTGTGGTCGCCGTCAGCTTCGTCTCTGCCAACGCCATCGACCACGATGTCGCACGAGGTCTGGATCCCAACGACGCCACACACAGCAAGGCTCCTTCGGGATTGTCGGTACTGCTGACCAATAAGGCGCTGTTGATGTTCGCCATCTGCTGCGCCCTGTTCCACCTGGCCAACGCGGCGATGCTGCCGCTGGTGAGTCAAAAACTGGCGCAAGTGAACTTGCAGATGGCCACGCCACTGACCTCGGCCTGCATCGTCGCTGCGCAACTGGTCATGGTGCCAGTCGCGTTGCTGGTCGGGGCCAAGGCCGATGCGTGGGGACGCAAACCATTGCTGCTGGCAGGCTTCCTGATTTTGCCGTTACGCGGCGTGCTCTACACCCTGTCTGACGCCCCTTACTGGCTGGTCGCGGTGCAACTGCTCGATGGCGTCGGTGCCGGAGTCTTCGGCGCGCTGTTCCCGGTGGTGGTGAAAGACCTGACTCTGGGTACCGGCCACTTCAACATCAGCCTCGGCGCCCTCTCGACGGTGTTCGGTCTGGGTGCGGCATTGAGCAGCAGCCTGGCGGGCATTGTGGTGCAGGAGGCTGGGTATAGCGCGGCGTTTTTGACCTTGGCGGCGATTGCCGGGGTGGCGTTTGTGCTGTTGCTGCTGGCGGTGCCGGAGACGTTGCGGCGAACGAGGAATGATGCAAGTGCGCCGAGTCAGCAACGCTCTGCGGTATTACGGAGCCCTTGA
- a CDS encoding TRAP transporter large permease: protein MDALILLGSFIVLILIGMPVAYALGLSALIGAWWIDIPFQALMIQVAGGVNKFSLLAIPFFVLAGAIMAEGGMSRRLVAFAGVLVGFVRGGLSLVNIMASTFFGAISGSSVADTASVGSVLIPEMERKGYPRDFSTAVTVSGSVQALLTPPSHNSVLYSLAAGGTVSIASLFMAGVVPGLLMSACLMVLCLIFAKKRDYPKGEVIPLREALKICGEALWGMMAMVIILGGILSGIFTATESAAIAVLWAFFVTMFIYRDYKWSELPKLMHRTVRTISIVMILIGFAASFGYIMTLMQIPAKITTLFLTLSDNRYVILMCINVMLLLLGTVMDMAPLILILTPILMPVILGIGVDPVQFGMIMLVNLGIGLITPPVGAVLFVGSAVGKVSIESTVKALMPFYAVLFLVLMLVTYIPAISLWLPHLVL from the coding sequence ATGGACGCATTGATTCTGTTGGGCAGTTTTATCGTGTTGATCCTGATCGGCATGCCGGTCGCCTACGCCCTCGGGCTGTCGGCACTGATCGGCGCATGGTGGATCGACATCCCGTTTCAGGCGCTGATGATTCAGGTCGCGGGCGGGGTCAATAAATTCTCGCTGCTGGCGATTCCGTTCTTCGTGCTGGCCGGGGCGATCATGGCCGAGGGCGGCATGTCGCGGCGGCTGGTGGCGTTCGCCGGGGTGCTGGTCGGGTTTGTCCGGGGCGGCCTGTCGCTGGTCAACATCATGGCCTCGACCTTCTTTGGCGCGATCTCGGGATCGTCGGTGGCCGACACGGCGTCGGTGGGCTCGGTGCTGATTCCGGAGATGGAACGCAAAGGCTATCCACGCGACTTCTCCACGGCAGTAACGGTCAGTGGATCGGTACAGGCGCTGTTGACGCCGCCAAGCCATAACTCGGTGCTTTACTCGCTGGCGGCCGGCGGCACCGTTTCCATCGCTTCGCTGTTCATGGCCGGCGTCGTCCCGGGCCTGTTGATGAGCGCGTGCCTGATGGTGCTGTGCCTGATTTTCGCGAAGAAACGCGATTACCCGAAAGGTGAAGTCATCCCGCTGCGCGAAGCCTTGAAGATCTGCGGCGAAGCGCTCTGGGGCATGATGGCGATGGTGATCATTCTGGGCGGCATTCTGTCCGGGATCTTCACCGCCACCGAATCGGCAGCCATCGCCGTGCTCTGGGCGTTCTTCGTCACCATGTTCATCTACCGCGACTACAAGTGGAGCGAATTGCCGAAGCTGATGCACCGCACGGTGCGCACGATTTCCATCGTGATGATCCTGATCGGCTTCGCCGCAAGCTTCGGCTACATCATGACCCTGATGCAGATTCCGGCGAAGATCACCACGCTGTTCCTGACCCTGTCGGACAACCGCTACGTGATCCTGATGTGCATCAACGTCATGCTGCTGTTGCTCGGCACCGTGATGGACATGGCACCGCTGATCCTGATCCTCACGCCGATTCTGATGCCGGTGATTCTCGGCATCGGCGTCGACCCGGTACAGTTCGGCATGATCATGCTGGTCAACCTGGGAATCGGGCTGATCACGCCGCCAGTGGGCGCGGTGCTGTTTGTCGGTTCGGCGGTGGGCAAGGTCAGTATCGAGAGCACCGTGAAGGCGCTGATGCCATTCTACGCCGTGTTGTTCCTGGTGTTGATGCTGGTGACCTACATTCCGGCAATTTCGCTGTGGTTGCCGCATCTGGTGTTGTAA
- a CDS encoding TRAP transporter small permease, whose protein sequence is MKNSLLRLNDMLYMTCIWVAGLSVLAIALIIPWGVFARYALGTGSSWPEPTAILLMMVFTFIGAAASYRAGAHMAVAMVTDRLPPNLRKTLSIVSQLLMGTICLFMTIWGAKLCASTWNQFMSALPTLRVGITYMPIPIGGALTLIFVVEKLLFGDQSNRRVVRFDLIEENEGAA, encoded by the coding sequence ATGAAGAATTCGCTGCTGCGCCTCAACGACATGCTGTACATGACCTGCATCTGGGTCGCCGGCCTGTCCGTGCTGGCCATCGCCCTGATCATTCCCTGGGGCGTGTTCGCCCGATACGCCCTCGGCACCGGTTCGAGTTGGCCGGAGCCCACCGCGATTCTGCTGATGATGGTCTTCACTTTCATCGGCGCCGCTGCCAGTTATCGTGCCGGCGCACACATGGCCGTCGCCATGGTCACCGACCGCTTACCGCCGAACCTGCGCAAGACCCTGAGCATCGTCTCGCAGTTATTGATGGGCACCATCTGCCTGTTCATGACGATCTGGGGCGCCAAGCTGTGCGCCTCGACCTGGAACCAGTTCATGAGCGCCCTGCCCACCCTGCGCGTGGGCATCACCTACATGCCGATCCCGATCGGCGGCGCGCTGACGCTGATCTTTGTCGTGGAAAAACTGCTGTTCGGTGACCAAAGCAATCGCCGCGTGGTGCGTTTCGACCTGATTGAAGAAAACGAAGGGGCTGCCTGA
- a CDS encoding SMP-30/gluconolactonase/LRE family protein: MQAELIVDARNAVGESPVWVPQDNALYWVDIPNGGLQRWSADTGHVHAWKTPEMLACIARHSRGGWVAGMESGFFHLHPHSDGSLDTELLASVGHRREDMRLNDGRCDRQGRFWAGSMVLNMSLNAPEGRLYRYGARQSGVIEAQLDGFIVPNGLGFSPDGKTMYLSDSHPEVQLIWAFDYDTETGTPSNRRVFVDMNHFPGRPDGAAVDAEGFYWICANDAGLIHRFAPDGRLDFSLEVPVKKPTMCAFGGSRMDTLFVTSIRPGDDHDPQSLAGGVFALNPNVKGLPEPMFDDLL, from the coding sequence ATGCAAGCCGAATTGATCGTCGATGCCCGCAACGCGGTGGGCGAAAGCCCGGTCTGGGTGCCGCAGGACAACGCCCTGTACTGGGTGGACATCCCCAACGGCGGACTGCAACGCTGGAGCGCCGACACCGGCCACGTCCATGCGTGGAAAACCCCGGAAATGCTCGCCTGCATCGCCCGCCACAGCCGTGGCGGCTGGGTCGCCGGCATGGAAAGCGGATTCTTTCACCTGCACCCGCACAGCGACGGCAGCCTCGACACCGAGCTGCTTGCCAGCGTCGGACATCGCCGCGAGGACATGCGCCTCAACGACGGCCGCTGCGACCGTCAGGGCCGTTTCTGGGCCGGCAGCATGGTACTGAACATGAGCCTGAATGCGCCCGAAGGCCGGCTCTATCGCTACGGTGCCAGGCAGTCGGGGGTGATCGAAGCGCAGCTCGACGGTTTCATCGTCCCCAACGGCCTCGGTTTCAGCCCCGACGGCAAAACGATGTACCTGTCCGATTCGCACCCCGAGGTGCAACTGATCTGGGCCTTCGATTACGACACCGAGACCGGCACGCCATCGAACCGCCGCGTGTTCGTCGACATGAATCATTTCCCCGGACGCCCCGACGGTGCTGCCGTGGACGCCGAGGGTTTCTACTGGATCTGCGCCAACGACGCCGGGCTCATTCACCGCTTTGCGCCGGACGGACGCCTCGATTTCTCACTGGAAGTGCCGGTGAAAAAACCAACCATGTGCGCCTTCGGCGGCAGCCGGATGGACACCTTGTTCGTGACCTCGATTCGTCCCGGCGACGACCACGATCCGCAATCGCTGGCCGGTGGCGTGTTCGCCCTGAACCCCAACGTCAAAGGCCTGCCGGAACCAATGTTCGACGATTTGCTGTAA
- a CDS encoding TRAP transporter substrate-binding protein, with protein sequence MYFKRTLLAVALPFAFTLASTAQALEIKFADIHPAGYPTVVAEESMGQTLTQETNGELTFKYFPGGVLGSEKEVIEQAQVGAIQMTRVSLGIVGPVVPDVNVFNMPFIFRDQAHMRAVIDGEVGDAILDKITHSEFGLVALAWMDGGTRNLYTKKPVRKLEDLKGMKIRVQGNPMFIETINAMGGNGIAMDTGEIFSALQTGVIDGAENNPPTLLEHNHFQNAKFYSLTGHLILPEPIVMSKITWEKLTPDQQTLVKKAAKAAQAEERVLWDKKSASSEEKLKAAGVEFITVDKKPFYEATASVREKYGAPYADLIKRIEAVQ encoded by the coding sequence ATGTACTTCAAACGCACCTTGCTCGCCGTCGCTTTACCGTTTGCCTTCACCCTCGCCAGCACTGCCCAGGCGCTGGAAATAAAATTCGCCGACATTCATCCCGCCGGCTACCCGACCGTGGTCGCGGAAGAAAGCATGGGCCAAACCCTGACCCAGGAAACCAACGGCGAGCTCACCTTCAAGTACTTCCCGGGTGGCGTGCTCGGTTCCGAGAAAGAAGTCATCGAGCAGGCGCAGGTCGGCGCCATCCAGATGACCCGCGTCAGCCTCGGCATCGTCGGGCCGGTGGTGCCGGATGTGAACGTGTTCAACATGCCGTTCATCTTCCGTGACCAGGCGCACATGCGTGCGGTGATCGATGGCGAAGTCGGCGACGCGATTCTCGACAAGATCACCCACTCCGAATTCGGTCTGGTCGCTCTGGCCTGGATGGACGGCGGCACGCGCAACCTCTACACCAAGAAACCGGTGCGCAAACTCGAAGACCTCAAGGGCATGAAAATCCGTGTGCAGGGCAACCCGATGTTCATCGAGACCATCAACGCCATGGGCGGCAACGGCATCGCCATGGACACCGGGGAAATCTTCAGCGCCCTGCAAACCGGGGTGATCGACGGCGCGGAAAACAACCCGCCGACCCTGCTCGAACACAACCACTTCCAGAACGCCAAGTTCTACAGCCTGACCGGGCACCTGATTCTGCCCGAGCCGATCGTGATGTCGAAAATCACCTGGGAGAAACTCACCCCCGACCAGCAGACCCTGGTGAAGAAAGCCGCCAAGGCCGCTCAGGCTGAAGAGCGCGTGCTGTGGGACAAGAAATCCGCCAGCAGTGAAGAAAAACTCAAGGCCGCCGGCGTCGAGTTCATCACCGTCGACAAGAAACCCTTCTACGAGGCCACTGCCTCGGTTCGCGAGAAATACGGTGCACCTTACGCCGACCTGATCAAGCGCATCGAAGCGGTGCAGTAA